From a single Nocardioides panacis genomic region:
- a CDS encoding DNA-3-methyladenine glycosylase family protein, with protein MQPSAESVRMVPSWEWLRMHIDPARSRAVVRAAQVAPAIERTASVPADEADRRLRSLPGIGVWTSAEVRFRAHGDADAVSFGDYHIAKNVGWALTGQEVDDDGLAELLEPYRPHRYRVQRLVELAGLGRPRHGPRMAPRRHLPATRG; from the coding sequence GTGCAGCCGTCGGCCGAGAGCGTCCGGATGGTGCCGTCCTGGGAGTGGCTGCGGATGCACATCGACCCGGCCCGCTCCCGCGCCGTGGTCCGGGCCGCGCAGGTCGCGCCCGCGATCGAGCGCACCGCCTCGGTGCCCGCCGACGAGGCCGACCGGCGGCTCCGGTCGCTCCCCGGGATCGGGGTGTGGACCAGCGCCGAGGTGCGCTTCCGGGCGCACGGCGACGCCGACGCGGTGAGCTTCGGCGACTACCACATCGCCAAGAACGTGGGCTGGGCGCTGACCGGGCAGGAGGTCGACGACGACGGCCTGGCCGAGCTCCTGGAGCCCTACCGGCCGCACCGCTACCGCGTCCAGCGCCTCGTCGAGCTCGCGGGCCTCGGCCGGCCGCGGCACGGACCTCGGATGGCACCGCGCCGGCACCTGCCGGCCACCCGCGGCTGA
- a CDS encoding PPOX class F420-dependent oxidoreductase has translation MSRVARLAGLAAAAQLAPALTSLAPVRNRCLPALAGRSGRHHVALTYDDGPDAASTPAFLALLERYGVTATFFVLGAHVGAHRGLVREMSDRGHEIAVHGWDHRCLAAKRPGVLRDELRRSTDLLAGTTGRRAEWYRPPYGVLTTEGLAAARSAGLRTVLWTTWGRDWTRGATAESVAHRVGAGLRPGGHGAAPRQRPDLGSRVLAGHAHRLRAAARGLGRARAARGPVGCALVGRTHDAHRRARMSDFDDLGDERFVSLTTYRRTGVPVSTPVWVARDGADLLVTTPAGSGKVKRLRHTSRVELVPCSRSGKVAPGATPVEAVASLGEPDRPAVFRAKYGLEYRLFMLVERLVSKGNRDRVLVRIRPA, from the coding sequence GTGAGCCGGGTCGCCCGGCTGGCCGGGCTCGCCGCCGCTGCCCAGCTCGCCCCGGCGCTGACCTCGCTCGCCCCGGTCCGGAACCGCTGCCTGCCCGCGCTCGCCGGACGCAGCGGGCGCCACCACGTCGCCCTCACCTACGACGACGGCCCGGACGCCGCCTCGACCCCGGCGTTCCTCGCGCTCCTGGAGCGGTACGGCGTCACGGCGACGTTCTTCGTGCTGGGCGCGCACGTCGGGGCGCACCGGGGCCTGGTCCGCGAGATGTCCGACCGGGGGCACGAGATCGCCGTGCACGGCTGGGACCACCGTTGCCTCGCCGCGAAGCGGCCCGGCGTCCTGCGCGACGAGCTGCGGCGCAGCACCGACCTGCTGGCGGGGACCACCGGTCGGCGTGCGGAGTGGTACCGACCGCCGTACGGGGTGCTGACGACCGAGGGCCTGGCCGCGGCCCGCTCGGCCGGCCTGCGCACCGTGCTGTGGACCACCTGGGGCCGGGACTGGACGCGGGGCGCGACGGCCGAGTCGGTCGCCCACCGGGTCGGTGCCGGGCTGCGTCCCGGGGGGCACGGTGCTGCTCCACGACAGCGACCGGACCTCGGCTCCCGGGTCCTGGCGGGCCACGCTCACCGCCTCCGCGCTGCTGCTCGCGGACTGGGCCGAGCGCGGGCTGCCCGTGGGCCCGTTGGGTGCGCACTGGTAGGACGGACCCATGACGCGCACCGCAGGGCCCGCATGAGCGACTTCGACGACCTCGGCGACGAGCGCTTCGTCTCGCTGACGACCTACCGCAGGACCGGCGTGCCGGTCTCGACGCCGGTGTGGGTCGCCCGCGACGGCGCCGACCTCCTGGTGACCACGCCCGCGGGCAGCGGCAAGGTCAAGCGGCTGCGGCACACCAGCCGCGTCGAGCTGGTGCCGTGCAGCCGCAGCGGCAAGGTCGCGCCCGGCGCCACCCCGGTGGAGGCGGTCGCCTCCCTCGGCGAGCCCGACCGGCCGGCGGTGTTCCGCGCGAAGTACGGCCTGGAGTACCGCCTGTTCATGCTGGTCGAGCGGCTCGTCTCGAAGGGCAACCGGGACCGCGTGCTGGTGCGGATCCGCCCGGCCTGA
- a CDS encoding 3-oxoacyl-ACP reductase, translating into MSDRYQSLVHTPVGRVLAKNLGLPNPVRLERYQPGDPLVDGTVAVGGTGRLAKTVVATLDELGIAAVLDAGVGDPGEQTYKALVFDATGLTSSDRLADLQEFFTPLMRRLGTCPRVVVLGTPPESTGSGAERVAQRALEGFTRSLGKEIGRGGTVQLVYVVPAADEALASTLAFLLSAKSAYVSGQVVRVGSHGAAAVAEQVQDWTVPLAGKVAIVTGASRGIGEQIARVLHRDGATVLGIDVPQAASELMAVTAGIEGDHLTLDITSKDAPQRIARHVKEKFGGVDVVVHNAGITRDKRLMNMKKDTFASAIAVNLTAPERITAELLQQGLVNANGRIIGVASIAGIAGNLGQTNYAASKAGVIGLVDSLADELEDGITINAVAPGFIETKMTAAVPFATREVGRRLNALSQAGLPVDVAETIAWLAGPGSTAVNGNVVRVCGQMMLGA; encoded by the coding sequence ATGAGCGACCGCTACCAGTCCCTGGTCCACACCCCCGTCGGCCGTGTGCTGGCCAAGAACCTGGGCCTGCCCAACCCGGTCCGCCTCGAGCGCTACCAGCCGGGCGACCCGCTCGTGGACGGCACGGTCGCCGTCGGCGGCACCGGTCGGCTCGCCAAGACGGTCGTCGCCACGCTCGACGAGCTGGGCATCGCCGCCGTGCTCGACGCCGGCGTCGGCGACCCGGGCGAGCAGACCTACAAGGCCCTGGTGTTCGACGCCACCGGCCTCACCTCCTCGGACCGGCTCGCCGACCTCCAGGAGTTCTTCACCCCGCTGATGCGCCGCCTCGGCACCTGCCCCCGCGTGGTGGTGCTCGGCACGCCGCCGGAGTCCACGGGCTCCGGCGCCGAGCGGGTCGCCCAGCGCGCGCTCGAGGGCTTCACCCGCTCGCTCGGCAAGGAGATCGGCCGCGGCGGCACCGTGCAGCTCGTGTACGTCGTCCCGGCTGCCGACGAGGCGCTCGCGTCCACGCTGGCGTTCCTGCTGTCGGCCAAGTCCGCCTACGTCTCGGGCCAGGTGGTCCGGGTCGGGTCGCACGGCGCGGCCGCCGTCGCCGAGCAGGTCCAGGACTGGACCGTCCCGCTCGCCGGCAAGGTCGCGATCGTCACCGGCGCCAGTCGCGGCATCGGCGAGCAGATCGCCCGGGTGCTGCACCGCGACGGCGCGACGGTCCTCGGGATCGACGTACCCCAGGCCGCGAGCGAGCTGATGGCGGTGACCGCCGGGATCGAGGGGGACCACCTGACCCTGGACATCACCAGCAAGGACGCGCCGCAGCGGATCGCCCGGCACGTGAAGGAGAAGTTCGGCGGGGTGGACGTCGTGGTGCACAACGCGGGGATCACCCGGGACAAGCGGCTGATGAACATGAAGAAGGACACCTTCGCCTCCGCGATCGCTGTCAACCTGACCGCGCCGGAGCGGATCACCGCCGAGCTGCTGCAGCAGGGGCTCGTCAACGCGAACGGCCGGATCATCGGCGTCGCCTCGATCGCCGGGATCGCCGGCAACCTCGGGCAGACCAACTACGCCGCGTCCAAGGCCGGCGTGATCGGCCTGGTCGACAGCCTCGCCGACGAGCTCGAGGACGGCATCACGATCAACGCGGTCGCGCCCGGGTTCATCGAGACGAAGATGACCGCGGCCGTCCCGTTCGCCACCCGCGAGGTGGGCCGCCGGCTCAACGCGCTCTCCCAGGCCGGGCTGCCGGTCGACGTCGCCGAGACGATCGCGTGGCTCGCCGGGCCCGGCTCGACGGCGGTGAACGGCAACGTGGTCCGGGTCTGCGGCCAGATGATGCTGGGCGCCTGA
- a CDS encoding acetyl-CoA C-acetyltransferase, with the protein MQAQTRRVAVIGGNRIPFARSNTVYATASNQDMLTAAVDGLVARYGLQGERLGEVVAGAVLKHSRDFNLTREAVLGSRLAPETPAYDLQQACDTGIQATIAVANKIALGQIEVGIAGGTDTTSDAPIAVNEKLRRILLEANRAKTLQGRLAALAKVRPQHLAPSIPQNSEPRTRLSMGESAALTAVEWQVGREEQDELAVASHHHLAAAYDRGFLDDLVTPFQGLERDQNLRADTTVEKLAALKPVFGRGAAATMTAANSTPLTDGASAVLLCSEEYAAERGWDVLAFFTAYETAAVDYVHGGEGLLMAPAYAMPRMLAREGRTLQDFDFYEIHEAFASQVLATLKAWEDPIFCKERLGLDAPLGSVDRARLNVAGSSLAAGHPFAATGGRIVATLAKLLAEKGSGSGVISICAAGGQGVTAILER; encoded by the coding sequence ATGCAGGCCCAGACCCGCCGCGTCGCCGTCATCGGTGGCAACCGCATCCCGTTCGCCCGCTCGAACACGGTCTACGCCACCGCGTCCAACCAGGACATGCTGACCGCCGCGGTCGACGGCCTGGTCGCCCGCTACGGCCTGCAGGGCGAGCGGCTCGGCGAGGTGGTGGCCGGTGCGGTGCTCAAGCACTCCCGGGACTTCAACCTCACCCGCGAGGCGGTGCTCGGCTCCCGGCTGGCGCCCGAGACCCCCGCCTACGACCTCCAGCAGGCCTGCGACACCGGGATCCAGGCGACCATCGCGGTGGCCAACAAGATCGCGCTCGGCCAGATCGAGGTCGGCATCGCCGGCGGCACGGACACCACCTCCGACGCCCCGATCGCGGTCAACGAGAAGCTGCGCAGGATCCTGCTGGAGGCGAACCGCGCGAAGACCCTGCAGGGCCGGCTGGCGGCGCTGGCCAAGGTCCGCCCGCAGCACCTCGCCCCGTCGATCCCGCAGAACAGCGAGCCCCGCACCCGGCTGTCGATGGGGGAGTCCGCGGCGCTGACCGCGGTCGAGTGGCAGGTCGGCCGCGAGGAGCAGGACGAGCTCGCCGTCGCCTCGCACCACCACCTCGCCGCGGCGTACGACCGGGGCTTCCTCGACGACCTCGTGACGCCGTTCCAGGGCCTCGAGCGCGACCAGAACCTCCGCGCCGACACCACGGTGGAGAAGCTCGCCGCGCTCAAGCCGGTCTTCGGCCGGGGTGCGGCCGCGACGATGACCGCCGCCAACTCCACGCCGCTGACCGACGGCGCCTCGGCGGTGCTGCTCTGCTCCGAGGAGTACGCCGCCGAGCGCGGCTGGGACGTGCTCGCCTTCTTCACGGCCTACGAGACCGCCGCGGTGGACTACGTGCACGGCGGCGAGGGCCTGCTGATGGCCCCGGCGTACGCCATGCCGCGGATGCTCGCGCGGGAGGGGCGCACCCTGCAGGACTTCGACTTCTACGAGATCCACGAGGCGTTCGCCTCGCAGGTCCTCGCGACGCTCAAGGCGTGGGAGGACCCGATCTTCTGCAAGGAGCGGCTCGGGCTCGACGCCCCGCTCGGGTCCGTCGACCGGGCGAGGCTCAACGTCGCCGGCTCGTCCCTGGCCGCGGGCCACCCGTTCGCCGCGACCGGCGGCCGGATCGTCGCGACGCTGGCGAAGCTGCTCGCCGAGAAGGGCTCCGGCTCCGGCGTCATCTCGATCTGCGCGGCCGGCGGCCAGGGCGTGACCGCGATCCTCGAGCGCTGA
- a CDS encoding TetR/AcrR family transcriptional regulator, translating into MTSPSGLEPKPDGRRTAAAARRRRREKEILDATRALFDARGVRDAQIEDIANAVGINRAIIYRHFTGKEELFALTLVGYLEQLAALLHEADREELPAEDRLRAITAAFVDYGLAYPAFVDCALTLMRRPGPELLDEISEGAVYRLGRGISTCLAPVAAAIQAGVGTGVFHTDDVHLLANTLYASGLGGLQLARVGMVVKEAAPGVPTVAALSAQQVKEHLIASSVAMAIGAR; encoded by the coding sequence ATGACCTCGCCGTCCGGCCTCGAGCCGAAGCCGGACGGCCGTCGCACCGCGGCCGCCGCCCGGCGACGCCGCCGCGAGAAGGAGATCCTGGACGCGACGCGCGCCCTGTTCGACGCCCGCGGCGTGCGCGACGCGCAGATCGAGGACATCGCCAACGCGGTGGGCATCAACCGGGCGATCATCTACCGGCACTTCACCGGCAAGGAGGAGCTGTTCGCGCTGACGCTCGTCGGCTACCTCGAGCAGCTCGCCGCGCTCCTGCACGAGGCCGACCGCGAGGAGCTCCCCGCCGAGGACCGGCTGCGCGCGATCACGGCGGCCTTCGTCGACTACGGACTGGCCTACCCCGCCTTCGTCGACTGCGCGCTGACGCTGATGCGCCGGCCGGGCCCGGAGCTGCTCGACGAGATCAGCGAGGGCGCGGTCTACCGCCTCGGCCGGGGCATCTCCACCTGCCTGGCCCCGGTCGCCGCGGCGATCCAGGCGGGCGTCGGGACGGGGGTGTTCCACACCGACGACGTGCACCTGCTCGCCAACACGCTCTACGCCAGCGGGCTCGGCGGCCTGCAGCTCGCCCGGGTGGGGATGGTCGTGAAGGAGGCGGCCCCGGGCGTCCCGACGGTCGCCGCGCTGTCCGCGCAGCAGGTCAAGGAGCACCTCATCGCGTCCAGCGTGGCGATGGCCATCGGGGCCCGCTGA
- a CDS encoding MGDG synthase family glycosyltransferase, with translation MQGTGHGAGALVDVVSGSFGAGHDAAAREIADRFEARGHTVRTSDVVDLFPLGLGRLLRASYVQQLRRAPGTWGTVLRGLERPGGLSGLTSRALGTTASGLLRLAADRPEVIVSTHPFASQALGALRAAGRIDVPVATFLTDMSVHRLWVHPAVDVHLAWHPVPAGQARALGGRTAVVAPLACAGGEAWPRSRRDLGLPSGAALALVAGGALGIGQLEWAAYDVAATGLARPVVLCGHNEALRHRLDGVAGVTALGWRDDLPAVLRAVDVVVQNAGGFTSQQAIAAGAPLLSYRCLPGHGETNAAALEQAGMARWVRRPEDLRPALARALTAPRTAGRSAAPALDLVDLLLPDRARVPA, from the coding sequence ATGCAGGGCACGGGCCACGGGGCCGGCGCGCTCGTAGACGTCGTCTCCGGGAGCTTCGGTGCCGGCCACGACGCCGCCGCGCGGGAGATCGCCGACCGGTTCGAGGCCCGCGGTCACACGGTCCGCACCTCGGACGTCGTCGACCTCTTCCCGCTCGGGCTCGGGCGGCTGCTCCGGGCGAGCTACGTGCAGCAGCTCCGCCGGGCCCCGGGGACCTGGGGGACGGTGCTGCGCGGCCTCGAGCGCCCCGGAGGGCTCAGCGGCCTGACCTCCCGGGCCCTGGGCACCACCGCCAGCGGCCTGCTGCGCCTCGCCGCGGACCGCCCTGAGGTCATCGTCTCGACGCACCCCTTCGCGAGCCAGGCCCTCGGGGCGCTCCGGGCGGCCGGCCGGATCGACGTACCCGTGGCGACGTTCCTCACCGACATGTCGGTGCACCGGCTCTGGGTGCACCCCGCCGTCGACGTGCACCTGGCCTGGCACCCGGTGCCGGCCGGCCAGGCGCGGGCCCTGGGCGGCCGCACCGCGGTGGTCGCGCCGCTGGCGTGCGCCGGGGGCGAGGCGTGGCCCCGCAGCCGCCGCGACCTCGGCCTGCCCTCCGGAGCCGCGCTCGCGCTGGTGGCCGGCGGCGCCCTCGGCATCGGCCAGCTGGAGTGGGCGGCGTACGACGTCGCGGCCACCGGCCTGGCCCGCCCGGTCGTGCTCTGCGGCCACAACGAAGCCCTCCGGCACCGCCTCGACGGGGTGGCCGGGGTGACCGCGCTGGGCTGGCGCGACGACCTGCCGGCGGTGCTGCGCGCGGTGGACGTGGTCGTCCAGAACGCGGGCGGGTTCACCTCCCAGCAGGCGATCGCGGCGGGTGCGCCGCTGCTGAGCTACCGCTGCCTGCCCGGCCACGGCGAGACGAACGCGGCCGCCCTGGAGCAGGCCGGGATGGCACGTTGGGTCCGGCGCCCGGAGGACCTGCGGCCGGCGCTGGCCCGGGCGCTCACGGCGCCCCGGACCGCCGGCCGGAGCGCCGCTCCCGCGCTCGACCTGGTGGACCTGCTGCTGCCGGACAGGGCCCGGGTGCCGGCGTGA
- a CDS encoding amino acid permease, giving the protein MNLFRTKTIEQSIADTEEGEHQLRKQLGALQLTVFGVGVVIGTGIFVLTGEAAGVKAGPAVALSFVFAGIACALAALCYAEFASTVPVAGSAYTFSYASLGELVAWVIGWDLILELALGASTVAVGWSTYFADVMKQAGIIIPGWAYGDGHNLVAAVVVLVLTAVICTGIKISAHVNFVMVVIKVSIVLLVIVAGAFFIDVANYTPFIPPAGSEAAAGAVPTPSLLQDLGLAPGAFGISGIFTGAALVFFAYIGFDIVATAAEETKNPQRDMPIGILSSLAICTVLYVAVSLVVTGMVKYTDIKVEAPLAEAFRSVGHPGFATVISIGALVGLTTVMMILMMGQSRVFFAMSRDRLLPPVFAKVSPRFGTPVRTTVLTGVVVALLSTLVPLTELAELVNIGTLFAFVLVAVGVLVLRRTRPDLERAFRCPGVPFVPVLAILAAVYLMLNLPGATWVRFLVWMLVGFVVYFAYGARHSRLVTDPNYSREADAQAAGRRRADRP; this is encoded by the coding sequence ATGAACCTGTTCCGGACCAAGACCATCGAGCAGTCCATCGCCGACACCGAGGAGGGCGAGCACCAGCTGCGCAAGCAGCTCGGCGCCCTGCAGCTCACGGTCTTCGGCGTCGGGGTCGTGATCGGCACGGGCATCTTCGTGCTGACCGGCGAGGCCGCGGGCGTCAAGGCCGGGCCGGCCGTGGCGCTCTCCTTCGTGTTCGCGGGCATCGCCTGCGCGCTGGCCGCGCTCTGCTACGCCGAGTTCGCGAGCACCGTCCCGGTGGCCGGGTCGGCCTACACCTTCTCCTACGCGAGCCTCGGTGAGCTCGTCGCCTGGGTCATCGGCTGGGACCTGATCCTCGAGCTGGCGCTGGGTGCGAGCACCGTGGCGGTCGGCTGGTCGACGTACTTCGCGGACGTCATGAAGCAGGCGGGCATCATCATCCCGGGCTGGGCGTACGGCGACGGGCACAACCTGGTCGCGGCCGTCGTCGTGCTCGTCCTCACCGCCGTGATCTGCACCGGCATCAAGATCTCCGCGCACGTCAACTTCGTGATGGTGGTCATCAAGGTCAGCATCGTGCTGCTCGTGATCGTGGCCGGGGCCTTCTTCATCGACGTCGCCAACTACACGCCGTTCATCCCGCCGGCCGGGTCGGAGGCGGCGGCCGGTGCGGTCCCCACGCCGTCGCTGCTCCAGGACCTGGGCCTGGCCCCAGGGGCCTTCGGGATCAGCGGCATCTTCACCGGCGCCGCGCTGGTCTTCTTCGCCTACATCGGCTTCGACATCGTCGCGACCGCGGCCGAGGAGACCAAGAACCCGCAGCGGGACATGCCGATCGGCATCCTGTCCTCCCTCGCCATCTGCACGGTGCTGTACGTCGCGGTCTCCCTCGTCGTGACCGGGATGGTGAAGTACACCGACATCAAGGTCGAGGCGCCGTTGGCCGAGGCGTTCCGGTCGGTGGGCCATCCCGGCTTCGCGACCGTGATCTCGATCGGGGCGCTGGTCGGGCTGACGACGGTGATGATGATCCTGATGATGGGGCAGAGCCGGGTCTTCTTCGCGATGAGCCGGGACCGGCTGCTGCCGCCGGTCTTCGCCAAGGTGAGCCCTCGCTTCGGCACCCCGGTCCGCACCACCGTCCTCACCGGCGTCGTGGTCGCGCTGCTCTCGACCCTGGTGCCGCTGACCGAGCTGGCGGAGCTGGTCAACATCGGCACGCTGTTCGCCTTCGTCCTGGTCGCCGTCGGGGTCCTCGTGCTGCGCCGCACCCGTCCGGACCTCGAGCGGGCGTTCCGCTGCCCCGGGGTCCCCTTCGTCCCGGTGCTGGCGATCCTGGCCGCGGTCTACCTGATGCTGAACCTGCCGGGCGCCACCTGGGTCCGGTTCCTGGTGTGGATGCTGGTCGGGTTCGTCGTGTACTTCGCCTACGGCGCACGGCACAGCCGTCTCGTGACCGACCCGAACTACTCGCGCGAGGCCGACGCGCAGGCCGCCGGCCGTCGTCGGGCCGACCGGCCCTGA
- a CDS encoding ATP-dependent DNA ligase: protein MLASSAADVDEALARIGDGPVAVDAKLDGIRVQVHKHAGRVRVFTRSLEEITDRVPEVVEAVAALPAHTLVLDGEAIALTAEGRARPFQETGARTASRVDVETLRAQVPLTSYFFDLLHVDGEDLVDAPGRERFDRLATVLPPALVVPRTVTADPAEARRLFAEVVAAGHEGVVVKSLDAPYDAGRRGAGWVKVKPRHTLDLVVLAVEWGSGRRQGWLSNIHLGARDPESGGFVMLGKTFKGMTDEMLTWQTDRFLALEESRSAHVVTVRPEQVVEIAFDGIQTSTRYPAGMALRFARVLRYRDDKTADEADSVEIVRGLHQTGDEGHAAT, encoded by the coding sequence ATGCTCGCCTCCAGCGCCGCGGACGTCGACGAGGCGCTGGCCCGGATCGGCGACGGACCTGTCGCGGTCGACGCGAAGCTCGACGGGATCCGCGTCCAGGTGCACAAGCACGCCGGCCGGGTCCGGGTGTTCACCCGCAGCCTGGAGGAGATCACCGACCGGGTGCCGGAGGTCGTCGAGGCGGTCGCCGCCCTGCCGGCCCACACCCTGGTGCTGGACGGCGAGGCGATCGCGCTGACCGCCGAGGGCCGGGCCCGGCCGTTCCAGGAGACCGGCGCCCGCACCGCCTCGCGGGTCGACGTCGAGACCCTGCGGGCGCAGGTCCCGCTCACGTCGTACTTCTTCGACCTGCTGCACGTCGACGGCGAGGACCTCGTCGACGCCCCCGGGCGCGAGCGCTTCGACCGGCTCGCGACCGTGCTGCCCCCGGCGCTGGTCGTGCCGCGCACCGTGACCGCCGACCCGGCCGAGGCGCGGCGGCTGTTCGCCGAGGTCGTCGCCGCCGGCCACGAGGGCGTCGTGGTCAAGTCCCTCGACGCGCCGTACGACGCGGGCCGGCGGGGCGCCGGGTGGGTCAAGGTCAAGCCCCGGCACACCCTGGACCTCGTGGTGCTGGCCGTCGAGTGGGGCAGCGGCCGCCGGCAGGGCTGGCTGTCGAACATCCACCTCGGCGCGCGCGACCCGGAGTCCGGCGGCTTCGTGATGCTCGGCAAGACGTTCAAGGGCATGACCGACGAGATGCTCACCTGGCAGACCGATCGGTTCCTGGCGCTGGAGGAGTCCCGCTCGGCGCACGTCGTGACGGTGCGGCCCGAGCAGGTCGTGGAGATCGCGTTCGACGGCATCCAGACCTCCACCCGCTACCCCGCCGGGATGGCGCTGCGCTTCGCCCGGGTGCTGCGCTACCGCGACGACAAGACCGCCGACGAGGCCGACAGCGTCGAGATCGTGCGGGGGCTTCACCAAACCGGCGACGAAGGGCATGCTGCGACGTAG
- a CDS encoding SCO6745 family protein, with amino-acid sequence MLHVVGYFAPEVSQEYVDLGLHRSLSYFPARAAAFGEAGPGLTVATFYVFAPWLVDAALPAAWRTTTPTALVEARRRGMATALRGLLGEPDVAEALEIAREVCEGLTPQGRPLYAAHAGLDWPEDDLLALWHAATLVREHRGDGHVAVLQTSGVDPVEATVLGGLFSGTTSFLRKTRGWTDEEYDAATGRLVQRGWLDADGAFTDLGRDERRRIEDQTDRLALEGWAHVGSERTARLHELVTPLRERITEAGTLPRSVRP; translated from the coding sequence GTGCTGCACGTCGTCGGCTACTTCGCCCCCGAGGTGTCCCAGGAGTACGTCGACCTCGGGCTGCACAGGAGCCTGTCCTACTTCCCGGCCCGCGCGGCCGCGTTCGGCGAGGCCGGACCGGGGCTGACCGTGGCGACGTTCTACGTGTTCGCCCCCTGGCTGGTCGACGCCGCGCTGCCGGCCGCGTGGCGGACCACGACGCCCACCGCGCTGGTCGAGGCCCGGCGCCGGGGCATGGCGACCGCGCTGCGCGGCCTGCTCGGCGAGCCCGACGTCGCCGAGGCGCTGGAGATCGCCCGCGAGGTCTGCGAGGGCCTCACCCCGCAGGGCCGCCCGCTGTACGCCGCGCACGCCGGCCTGGACTGGCCCGAGGACGACCTACTGGCGCTGTGGCACGCCGCGACGCTGGTCCGCGAGCACCGCGGGGACGGGCACGTCGCGGTGCTCCAGACGTCCGGGGTCGACCCGGTGGAGGCGACCGTCCTGGGCGGGCTGTTCTCCGGCACCACCTCGTTCCTGCGCAAGACCCGCGGCTGGACCGACGAGGAGTACGACGCGGCCACCGGACGCCTGGTGCAGCGTGGCTGGCTCGACGCGGACGGAGCGTTCACCGACCTCGGCCGCGACGAGCGGCGGCGGATCGAGGACCAGACCGACCGGCTCGCGCTCGAGGGCTGGGCGCACGTCGGCTCAGAGCGGACCGCCCGGCTGCACGAGCTGGTCACGCCGCTGCGCGAGCGGATCACCGAGGCCGGCACGCTCCCCCGCTCGGTGCGCCCCTGA